A single genomic interval of Pyrus communis chromosome 5, drPyrComm1.1, whole genome shotgun sequence harbors:
- the LOC137733672 gene encoding disease resistance protein RPV1-like isoform X1: MAAASSSSGLGWKYEVFINFRGEDTRKGFVSHLYNALVKKPINAFMDAEKLRKGDDLSELLTAIRESRLSIVVFSQDYASSTWCLKELVQILECKDTNNQIVLPIFYEVDPSDVRKLKRKFEEAFAQHDRDSNAEMEEVQGWRSALTTATSLSGWDSRKYENDVVLIEEIVEDVYRKLIDISSTSSEDNGLVDMDSHMHEMLSLLYPPGGETNNVRVVGIWGMGGLGKTTIVRAVYNKIAGRFEASCFLENFKEGFMKHGKLHMQAQLLLSISDNKVGSSHISSKGFQVMLKSLGQRKVLIVVDDVDKLEQIEALLEEPHSFGGGSRIIITTRDSQLLSIADVIYNPKILSDSGALKLFRQHAFGKNQPTRDYDDLSNRVVKYAQGLPLALKVLGAFLRKKTIRVWEDELEKIRKIPQRGIHDVLKTSFDGLDDTEKDIFLDIACFLKGMNKDQAIEILDGCGFHPHTGIRVLIDRALITISWKEELEMHDSLEEMGREIVRQESIKEPGRRSRLWSYEDVHHVLSQNTATKAVESIIVDFSRSDWNCINAEAFVSMTQLRLLKVNHKDYTFKYDFLGSVIRTTPLSMSHDFLRSVIRTTPLSMSQLGLREIRDYTFTRAYCNHHLIGTLKLLNLRYLSWFGFPLKSLPSNFQFKNLVELDMQFSLIDRLWEGTQTLKTLKFINLSSCVYLKETPDFTNVPNLERLILQYCTSLVEVHPSISTLTNLVLLNLNSCHELKILPSNIRMKSLKTFNLFGCWSLEMFPEISEGMEGLEELDLSGSRIKELPMSINNLTGLSHFNLKDCKELKSLPSKIRMRSLKTFDLSGCASLEMFPEISEGMEGLEELDLSCSKIKELPMSINNLTGLSHFNLKDCKELESLPSCIHMKCLKTFNLYGCSSLEMFPSISEGIEGLEELHLSGSRIKELPPSINNLTGLVHLNLSNCKELKRFPSSIRMKSLKTLKLYGCWNLEMFPEISEMEELKDLELSGSKIKELPSSINNLTGLNYLNLKDCKELKSLPSSICQLKSLVSLFLSGCTKFEVFPSIEENMEGLRNLFLDGTSIKELSPWIERLTELRYLYLRDCKSLVHRPNTLCNLYLYDPLQDAYRRVG, encoded by the exons AAAAGGCGACGACCTTTCCGAGCTCCTGACAGCGATTCGAGAGTCAAGGCTTTCGATTGTAGTTTTCTCTCAAGACTATGCCTCTTCCACTTGGTGCTTGAAAGAACTCGTGCAAATCTTGGAATGCAAGGATACCAATAACCAGATTGTACTCCCCATTTTCTATGAAGTTGATCCGTCTGACGTTCGTAAACTCAAGAGAAAATTCGAGGAAGCTTTTGCTCAGCACGATCGTGATTCTAACGCTGAAATGGAAGAGGTTCAGGGCTGGAGATCCGCTCTTACAACTGCCACCAGTTTATCCGGCTGGGATTCGCGAAAATATGA GAATGATGTGGTGCTTATTGAGGAAATTGTAGAAGATGTTTATAGGAAATTGATCGACATCTCATCAACATCAAGCGAAGATAATGGCTTGGTTGACATGGATTCTCACATGCATGAAATGCTTTCATTATTATATCCTCCCGGAGGTGAAACGAATAATGTTCGAGTTGTTGGAATATGGGGTATGGGTGGTTTAGGCAAAACAACCATCGTTAGAGCTGTTTATAATAAAATCGCTGGTCGATTTGAAGCTTCTTGCTTTCTTGAAAATTTCAAGGAAGGTTTCATGAAGCATGGCAAACTACATATGCAGGCACAACTTCTATTGAGTATCTCAGACAACAAGGTGGGGAGTTCTCACATATCGAGTAAAGGTTTTCAGGTGATGTTAAAAAGCCTTGGTCAGAGAAAAGTTCTTATTGTTGTTGATGATGTGGATAAATTAGAACAAATTGAAGCTTTACTTGAAGAGCCACATTCCTTTGGTGGTGGAAGCAGAATTATTATAACAACTAGAGATTCACAATTACTAAGCATagctgatgtgatatataatccCAAGATTCTGAGTGATTCTGGAGCTCTAAAACTCTTTAGGCAGCACGCCTTCGGAAAAAACCAACCCACCAGAGATTATGATGATCTCTCCAATCGTGTCGTAAAATATGCTCAAGGTCTGCCTTTAGCACTCAAAGTTTTGGGGGCTTTTCTTCGTAAAAAAACTATACGCGTGTGGGAAGATGAGTtagaaaaaataaggaaaatcccGCAAAGGGGAATTCATGATGTGCTTAAAACAAGCTTCGATGGACTAGATGACACAGAGAAGGACATCTTTCTAGATATTGCATGTTTCCTTAAAGGGATGAATAAAGACCAAGCAATTGAAATTCTGGACGGCTGTGGTTTCCATCCTCATACAGGAATAAGAGTTCTAATTGATCGAGCTCTCATTACTATCTCATGGAAGGAGGAACTGGAGATGCATGATTCCTTAGAGGAAATGGGTCGGGAAATCGTCCGTCAAGAATCTATCAAAGAGCCTGGGAGACGAAGTAGGTTGTGGAGTTATGAAGATGTTCATCACGTGCTATCTCAAAATACG GCTACAAAAGCAGTTGAAAGCATAATTGTGGATTTCTCACGCTCAGACTGGAATTGCATAAATGCTGAAGCTTTTGTTAGTATGACTCAACTAAGACTACTCAAGGTCAATCATAAGGACTACACCTTTAAGTATGATTTCTTAGGATCAGTCATAAGGACTACACCTTTAAGTATGTCTCATGATTTCTTAAGATCAGTCATAAGGACTACACCTTTAAGTATGTCTCAACTAGGACTACGCGAGATCCGTGACTACACTTTTACACGTGCTTACTGCAATCATCACCTGATTGGGACCCTTAAGTTACTTAACTTGAGGTATCTCTCCTGGTTTGGTTTCCCTCTCAAGTCTTTGCCATCCAACTTTCAATTCAAAAATCTTGTTGAACTTGACATGCAATTTAGTCTCATTGACCGACTTTGGGAAGGAACCCAG ACGCTGAAAACGTTGAAATTCATCAATTTAAGTTCTTGTGTATACCTTAAGGAAACCCCTGACTTCACAAATGTGCCAAATCTTGAGAGGCTAATTCTTCAATATTGTACAAGCTTAGTTGAGGTTCACCCGTCTATTTCGACTCTGACAAACCTTGTTTTATTGAATCTGAATTCGTGCCATGAACTTAAGATTCTACCCAGCAACATTCGTATGAAATCTCTCAAAACCTTTAATCTTTTTGGCTGCTGGAGccttgagatgtttccagagatttcaGAAGGTATGGAGGGGTTAGAAGAGCTTGATTTATCTGGGTCAAGAATTAAAGAACTGCCTAtgtcaattaataatctcacaGGGTTAAGTCATTTCAACCTAAAAGATTGCAAAGAACTTAAGAGTCTACCCAGCAAAATTCGTATGAGATCTCTCAAAACCTTTGATCTTTCTGGCTGCGCcagtcttgagatgtttccagagatttcaGAAGGTATGGAGGGGTTAGAAGAGCTTGATTTATCCtgttcaaaaattaaagaactgcctatgtcaattaataatctcacgggGTTGAGTCATTTCAACctaaaagattgcaaggaacttGAGAGTCTTCCAAGCTGCATTCATATGAAATGTCTGAAAACCTTTAATCTTTATGGTTGCTCcagtcttgagatgtttccatCGATTTCAGAAGGTATTGAGGGGTTAGAAGAGCTTCATTTATCCGGGTCAAGAATTAAAGAACTGCCCCcatcaattaataatctcacgggGTTGGTTCATTTGAACCTATCAAATTGCAAGGAACTTAAGCGTTTTCCAAGCAGCATTCGTATGAAATCTCTCAAAACCCTTAAACTTTATGGTTGCTGGAatcttgagatgtttccagagatttcaGAAATGGAGGAATTAAAGGATCTTGAATTATCtgggtcaaaaattaaagaactgccctcatcaattaataatctcacgggATTGAATTatttgaacctaaaagattgcaaggaacttaagagtcttccaagcagcattTGTCAGCTCAAGTCccttgtctctctctttctttccggTTGTACAAAATTTGAGGTGTTTCCaagcattgaagaaaatatgGAAGGATTAAGAAATCTTTTCTTGGATGGAACATCTATCAAAGAGCTTTCCCCCTGGATTGAACGCCTTACGGAGCTTCGGTATTTATATCTGAGAGACTGCAAAAGCCTTGTACATCGTCCCAACACGCTCTGTAATTTGTATTTGTATGACCCTCTACAGGACGCATATCGTCGTGTTGGCTGA
- the LOC137733688 gene encoding protein ORANGE-GREEN, chloroplastic-like, translating to MLCSGRLLAVSFSVNRCCPYKLHSSGCSKFSYARSPISTSSSRWRSLAMASEPDSSSFAPSVDSDPNPAADANPAGFCIIEAPETVHDFATMELQEIQDNIRSRRNKIFLHMEEDRRLRIQQRIKHAELGAVNEDQENELPSFPSFIPFLPPLSSDNLKQYYGVCYSIIAGFILFGGLTAPSLELKLGIGGTSYKARHKVIFN from the exons atgctcTGCTCCGGCAGACTTTTGGCCGTTTCTTTCTCCGTAAATCGGTGTTGTCCGTACAAACTGCATAGCTCCGGCTGCTCCAAATTCAGCTACGCAAGAAGCCCCATATCAACAAGCAGCTCCAGATGGCGATCCCTGGCCATGGCTTCTGAGCCCGACTCCTCCTCTTTCGCTCCGTCTGTCGATTCTGATCCCAATCCCGCCGCCGATGCAAACCCCGCCGG ATTTTGTATCATAGAGGCGCCTGAAACAGTGCACGACTTTGCCACAATGGAGCTGCAGGAAATTCAAGATAATATTCGGAGTCGGCGCAACAAAATTTTCTTGCATATGGAGGAG GATCGCAGGCTGAGGATACAACAGCGGATTAAACACGCAGAGCTTGGAGCGGTAAATGAAGATCAAGAAAACGAACTTCCTAGTTTTCcatcattcattccatttttgCCTCCCCTG AGTTCGGACAACCTTAAGCAGTATTATGGTgtttgttattcaattattgcGGGGTTTATCCTTTTCGGTGGCCTCACAGCACCCTCC TTGGAGTTGAAGCTGGGAATAGGAGGCACATCGTATAAAGCAAGACATAAGGTCATCTTCAACTGA